One window of the Xiphophorus hellerii strain 12219 chromosome 15, Xiphophorus_hellerii-4.1, whole genome shotgun sequence genome contains the following:
- the tcf21 gene encoding transcription factor 21: MSTGSLSDVDDELLDGILKFGSSGKDSNESTEESSNCEGSFVTEGRRREASGKKRKSSSRKSAPKGVAQQEGKQVQRNAANARERARMRVLSKAFSRLKTSLPWVPPDTKLSKLDTLRLASSYIAHLRQILANDKYENGYTHPVNLTWPFMVAGKPETDLKEMLNGTRLCGTTAS; encoded by the exons ATGTCCACCGGATCTCTCAGCGACGTCGACGACGAGCTCTTGGACGGCATTCTCAAGTTCGGCTCCTCCGGTAAGGACTCCAATGAGAGCACGGAGGAGAGCTCCAACTGCGAGGGCAGCTTCGTCACCGAGGGCAGGAGGAGAGAGGCGTCTGGCAAGAAGCGCAAGAGCTCGTCACGCAAAAGTGCGCCCAAGGGTGTGGCGCAGCAGGAGGGCAAACAGGTGCAGAGGAACGCAGCCAACGCGCGCGAGAGAGCCAGGATGCGCGTGCTGTCCAAGGCGTTCTCGCGACTGAAGACCTCCTTACCGTGGGTGCCGCCGGACACCAAGCTCTCCAAGCTGGACACGCTGCGCCTGGCGTCCAGCTACATCGCGCATCTCCGGCAGATTCTGGCTAACGACAAGTATGAAAACGGATATACGCACCCAGTTAACCTG ACGTGGCCCTTCATGGTCGCAGGGAAACCGGAGACTGATCTGAAGGAGATGCTGAACGGGACTCGGTTGTGCGGAACAACCGCGTCCTGA